Proteins encoded in a region of the Macaca mulatta isolate MMU2019108-1 chromosome X, T2T-MMU8v2.0, whole genome shotgun sequence genome:
- the DDX53 gene encoding DEAD box protein 53: MSHRAPEWKRAEANPRDLGARWDGRGSRGSGWSGPFGHQGPRTAGSREPPLCFKIKNNMVGAVIGHSGSKIKDLQHSTNTKIQIIKGESEALVRIFGNREMKAKAKAIIETLTRKQKSYNSESSVDNAASQPPTGINLGRNDIAGEAQPLSNWDRIRAAVMECENRKWADLPPVKKNFYIESKATSCMSEMQVINWRKENFNIMCDDLKSGEKRLIPKPTCRFKDAFQQYPDLLKSITRVGFVKPTPIQSQAWPIILQGIDLIEVAQTGTGKTLSYLMPGFIHVDSQPLSREQRNGPGMLVLTPTRELALQVEAECSKYSYKDLKSICICGGRNRIGQIEDISKDVDIIIATPGRLNDLQMNNSVNLRSITYLVMDEADKMLDMEFEPQIMKILLDVHPDRQTVMISATWPDTVRRLARSYLKDPMIVYVGNLNLAAVNTVKQNIIVTTEEEKRALTQEFIENMSPNDKVIMFVSQKRIADDLSSDFNIQGISVESLHGNSEESDKERALQDFESGNIKILITTDLVARGLDVNDVTHVYNYDFPWNIEEYVHRVGCIGRAGKTGTSVTLITQRDAKMAGELIKILERANQSVPEDLVVIAEQYKLNQQKRDTETRSRKPGQRHKEFHYRLS; this comes from the coding sequence ATGTCCCACCGGGCCCCAGAGTGGAAGAGAGCGGAGGCTAATCCAAGAGACCTTGGGGCCAGATGGGATGGCAGGGGCAGCAGAGGCAGTGGCTGGAGTGGCCCCTTCGGCCATCAGGGACCGAGAACAGCAGGCTCCCGTGAACCACCACTCtgctttaaaataaagaacaatatgGTTGGTGCGGTCATTGGTCACAGTGGATCAAAAATAAAAGATCTACAACATTCGACAAACACTAAAATACAGATTATAAAGGGGGAATCAGAAGCATTAGTCAGAATTTTTGGCAACAGGGAAATGAAAGCAAAAGCCAAAGCTATTATAGAAACACttactagaaaacaaaaaagctacaACTCAGAATCCAGTGTGGATAATGCTGCATCCCAGCCCCCTACTGGAATAAATCTAGGCAGAAATGACATTGCTGGAGAAGCTCAGCCATTGTCAAATTGGGATCGAATTCGGGCAGCAGTCATGGAGTGCGAAAACAGAAAATGGGCAGATCTACCACCAGTTAAGAAAAATTTTTACATAGAATCCAAAGCAACAAGCTGCATGTCTGAAATGCAGGTAATTAACTGGAGAAAGGAAAATTTCAACATAATGTGTGATGACTTGAAAAGTGGTGAAAAGCGACTCATCCCAAAACCAACCTGTAGGTTTAAAGACGCTTTTCAGCAATACCCTGATCTTCTGAAAAGCATAACAAGGGTAGGGTTTGTAAAGCCAACGCCAATTCAGTCACAGGCATGGCCAATTATTCTACAAGGAATAGATCTTATAGAAGTTGCACAAACCGGAACAGGGAAAACATTGTCCTATTTAATGCCTGGGTTTATTCATGTTGATTCTCAACCATTATCTAGAGAGCAAAGGAATGGGCCTGGGATGCTAGTCCTTACACCCACTAGAGAGTTGGCTCTTCAGGTGGAAGCTGAATGTTCAAAGTATTCATATAAAGATCTCAAAAGCATTTGCATATGTGGTGGTAGAAACAGAATTGGACAAATAGAAGACATTAGTAAAGATGTAGATATAATTATTGCAACTCCTGGGAGGCTGAATGACCTACAAATGAATAACTCTGTCAACCTAAGAAGCATAACCTACTTAGTTATGGATGAGGCAGATAAAATGCTGGATATGGAATTTGAACCCCAGATAATGAAGATTTTATTAGATGTGCACCCAGACCGGCAGACTGTTATGATAAGTGCAACTTGGCCAGATACCGTCCGTCGACTGGCACGTTCTTATTTGAAAGATCCTATGATTGTTTATGTTGGTAATCTGAATCTAGCTGCTGTAAATACAGTGAAGCAAAATATAATTGTTACCACAGAAGAAGAAAAACGAGCTCTCACCCAAGAATTCATAGAGAACATGTCACCCAATGACAAAGTCATCATGTTTGTCAGCCAAAAACGTATTGCTGATGACTTATCAAGTGACTTCAATATCCAAGGCATATCTGTAGAATCATTACATGGCAACAGTGAAGAGAGTGATAAAGAGCGAGCATTACAGGACTTTGAAAGTGGAAACATAAAGATACTGATTACAACTGATTTAGTAGCTCGAGGTCTTGATGTTAATGATGTCACACATGTATATAATTACGATTTCCCATGGAATATTGAAGAATATGTACACAGAGTAGGGTGCATTGGACGGGCAGGAAAGACTGGCACATCAGTTACCCTCATCACTCAGAGAGATGCGAAAATGGCCGGTGAATTGATTAAAATTCTGGAAAGAGCAAATCAGAGTGTTCCGGAAGATCTTGTAGTAATAGCTGAGCAATACAAGTTAAATCAACAAAAGAGGGACACAGAAACACGATCAAGAAAACCTGGACAAAGGCACAAGGAGTTTCATTATCGTTTAAGTTGA